The genomic segment GCGCGTGTAATCTTATCGCGCCATCTTCGGCCTTCGTAATCCTCTTGGGACAACGCACTACTTCGCCGTCCTTTCTTTTAGGAGTCTACTGGCAAGCGagctctttttttccctttcgcaACGCGGCACACAAAGGCTAACGAGGCAGATAAAGGAAACGTTCGGCAACTAGTGAAAGGGCCAGAGCCTCCTTGTGCCCGGAGGAGTCCTCGCGGGCCGCAGCTGCCTCGTCGTCGTTCGCGTGCCTCGACTCCCCCCGTTCGGAGCCCCGCTATCAACAAATCAGCGCTTGCGTAAGTGGTGCCGCTTCCCCGCAGCGGCGTTAAATGACGACTGCCGCcgagggcgcgcgcgcgcgccgcacGCCAAGCCGCCCACAAGAACCAGCAACCGACGACGGTGTGACCTGTATAGCACGAGAGAAACCGTTGCATGACTACTCGGCCCCTACACTCCCCTTCCTTGTCTCTTCCTCCCTTTCGTATTCGCAATACACACGTGCGAAAACGCCCGCCGCTGGCTGCCACGGGCTGCCAAGGTGTCTGCTGCAGCCTGACCCCGCACGCCCACCTTTAGTATAACGCGCCGCACTCAAGCCCCCCCTTGGGGTCAGGCCGGGGGCTTTGGGTCAGGCGGTGCGCCGAGCAAGCAAGCgagtgagtgtgcgtgcgtggcTAGACGTTGCCCCCACGCAAGACGGCGACGGCAAGATGGCATGCGCATACCGGCTGTGCTATGCTCGCGGAGAGGAGATGAACCCTCGAAAGATGCCGTCATTGTCCTCCCGCGCTCTGCATCGGATGCCACTGCCGCGTGCACGGCAGGGCAAGGTTGACGCGTCGCCGACGGTGCCCTATGTGATGCCAAATGATGGGGTGACCCGGAAAGACGGACCGTGATTGTTAGTGGTTCTCGTGCCAGTGAAAGGGCTGGCTGATGGAGTGACAATCATTCTTCCGCCGCAAGGCCGAATGAACAGCTGAACGGCGGAAGAAATAAACTAAAAGATATGCGGGGCTCGGGGGCTCTTTATTAAACGATCGCGACCTACGCGGCTCTGGTTCCGTTCGAAGCGCATTGTAAGAGCAGTATGAACAATGCGCCATTGTAACGCTCACGCGAAcctcttgtttcttctttttgccaCAACAGGAGTCAAAGTCCAAGACCTGCTGACGCTAGGGCGGGCTGAGAAACATGGCTACCTCAAAACTGGTCACAGGTGAGTTAAGTTCATTTCTTGAAACCTGTCCTTCACTGCCATGACAGCGAAGTCCTTCTTCGAATTCTCGCAGTCTGTTTGCTTGTGTTCGGTAGTATACAATAACTTGCTCGCGCCATTTTCCATCGAGGGCCTATGACGCTGATGGGACGCCCGTGACACTATAGCAGCAACAGCGCGTTTGTGCTTCAGAAGGAAATAACAAGCTGCATGCAACAACATCGCTAACAACTTTCGGTTGGCTCATTCGACCTCATTGACGGGAGGATGTGACTCACGCACACgtcggcaaataaaaaaaataaaacgatgcGGCTACATTCGCACGAGCCCACGCTGAAGACAGCGTCCCCCATTCCAACACTGATGCACTGAGTAGTAGGGCAGCTGTAACTTCAGGGAAAGGACAGGGAGAGAGGTATGCGCACGACTAATTCCCCGAGACCGCATTCTGGAGCTCTTGTAGAGCAcccaccacagccactcggcgGCTGCAGATACTCGCTGACAGCTATGTCGTGGGTTTGATTCCAGATTAGCGACGTCTACATTCCGATAGCGCCAAAATAGAAAAGTGCTCATTTAACAAACGTTGTGTTGTTCTTTTAGTTGTTGTCAGGTCTAATAACTGGAGATGAAGACGAAAATAGGCTATACATCATAGCCGGCTATTCCAAGAAGCAGTTAACAATACTGAGCTAGCTCTTTTCTCATGGAAGACGCACACACGCATCACACACACTCAAGCATAGTACAACCAAGTAaacgagaaatctgcagagtacaatcggCTTCTTTATATTGCTTTCATAGAtgacgaaaaggcatttgattaagtagagatagcagcagtcatagaggctttacataatcaaggagtacaggacgcttacgcaaatatcttggaaaacctctacagagattccacagctaccttagttATCCACAAGTAGGAATATaattataaagaaaggggtcagacaaggagatacaatcattccaatactattcactgcgcgcttagaagtattcaacctattaaactgggaaggcttaggagtgaggatcagcggcaaatatctcagcagccttcggtttgcagatgacattgtcctgttcagcaacactggggacgagttacaacaactGATCGATGACCTTAACAGACAGAGTGTAGGAGTGGTGTTgaaaattattatgcagaagacaaagataaggaTCAATAGccggacaagggaacaagagttcaggatcgccagtcagcctgcaGAAaccgtgaaggagtacgtttacctaggtcacttactcacaggggactctgatcatgacaaggaaatttacagaagaataaaaatgggttggagcgcatacggcagacattgtcagctactgactggaagcttcccattatcattgaaaagaaatgcgtacaatcagttcattttaccggtgctaacatatagggcagtaacttggagactgacaagcttgagaacaagttaaataCCGCGAAAAGAGCGAacgaacgaagaatgttaggcgtgacGTTAAGGGACAGAAAAAGAGcgctgtggatcagagagcaaacaaggatagccgatattctaactgacattaagagaggggaaaaatggagctgggcaggtcatgtaatgcgtaggttagataaccggtggaccattaaggttacagaattggtgccagGAGAAGGGAATCGCAGTCGCGggaggcagaagactaggtgggacgatgaaattaagaaattcgcaggtgctagttggaatcggttggcgcagggcaggaaTAACTAGAGATCGCAGGGCAGGGTCTTCGTCCtggcagtgggcataaaataggctgatgatgatgacgaagcctCCCAAGTCTAGGCACTTGTGGGTTTCAtttaatataaatatatatatatatatgtatttttcctTTGATGCAGGGCTGCTAGCCTTGGCTTCCCTGCTGGCCTTGGCCACCGCGGACTTCGTCCATGATCGGGTAAGGCAACTTGGGCGCGAAGAGTTCTCAGTGCCTATATATCCCTTGTTTACATCAGCAGTAGGTCGTTAACTTTCCTCTGCAGTATACAGTTGCAGCTCTACATCGTACGCATGTGCATAGGAGAAGAGGGGCTCGACTGACTAACCGCTTTAATCAAAGTGGAGCACATTGTTTTTATAACATTTCCGCTTAGTGACGCTTATCTTCGACCACTCCGGATAAAGAACACGGCCCGCATTCAcgaaaacgttcttacgctaaaggTTCTTCGTAAGATCGGATGCCAGCCAATCCTAATGCTGGACACATTATTAACGAAGGCGgactaaaaagaaaagattatttCTATTTAGTGCAACACAGTGGACAATGACTATAAACAACATCTTCTCTCAATTCACAGAAACTCTATTTGACTTATCACGACGGATAAGACAGGGCGGATCACGATTACCATATTATCATTATATGGAGACACCAGGACAGATGGGTACAAGGGGTCAGACACCGAACCGATCCATGCAACAGTGTCAACACAGTTCCACGCGCCGGCACGTCACTGTGCGACGTCACAGCTAGCCGCATTAAACAGGCTCCCGCGCTTTTTGCATTCGGTCCATTACATGTGCGCAAGCAGAAGAGGCGCCAGGCCGCGTGACGCTTCCTTGAAGCCAACGTCTCCTTCTGACTTCGGGTACATATTCGCTCCGTTACTTCCGACACACCTCGCTACCGCCTCTTCCTCCGCTCCCGCGTGTTTAACTGTTTTGCAAGTCGGATGTTCCAATAAACTAGGACGCAGCTGGCAATACGCGGACCCTTTCGCGGCGCTTTCGTTTTGACCCACTATGCGCGCCTGCTACAGGCTCAGAGGTCGCGCACTTACAGCAGCGTCTTCGTCATCACGCCCTCGACGCCTTCTGACGCCGCTGGCAGCCGAATTACCATTCGTCCCATTAAATTACTGAACGTTTAATGCGTGTAAGCTTCGCTTCCTATCCGATTCGCTCTCGAGCTTATGGTCTGGTGACCTGCGGGAACCCAATTATCTTGAAGttgcagtgtgacgtcacaggcgTCGCGATTTTAAGGAAAACAGACGGACGAGTGAGAAATACCGAATCGCGTTTATTAAACTTGTCTTTCTTAATTTTCCCATTACGTTTCTCATTTTTCTTCTGGCTTTATTGTTTATCCTTTCTAAATTTCAGTTCTGCTAATTTGGGGTATCATGTCAGGCATTAGGCTATATGGCAACCTCTCTAGCTCTCATTAAGGTCTCTTATCTCTGCACATTTTTGTTCCTATTATTTATTGGGTGGTTGTTCGTTTTGACCATTGTGGTTTTACGGGACAGACACAGAGGGAGCAGCGGGAACGTGCGCCGGCAATGTCGCCAAGGCAAGCGCGCGAGCGGGATCTCATGCGCCACAACGTGTTTCGAGCGGTTCACGGCGCTCCCGTTCTACTCAgcaggtaaaaaagaaaagaaaaagaaaacgccacgAGGCGTCAAACGCATTCACGTTAAAATCCACTATGTTATTGCCGAAACACATATAAGCCTAAGGGCTTCCGCCTTCCTCGCATTCATTCGTCAATTCCCCCCGAGACAAACACAGCTGCCGTTCAACCAAGCGAGAGACGTTAAATAAACATAGCGGGCCGCGCGAATGCGTGGAGCCCGGCACGTGGCGACGGTAATCATGCGCCCCAGGTCCCACTGGCGGCGGCTGTTGTACGGCGCGGGATGTTTAATCCAGAGCACGTCCGCGTACTTGCCACGACAACTACTTTCTTCAACCGCGAACAGCGGTCGCAAGCGATCGTCGAACGACAAAGAATGTAGGAAAGTGCTTAAGATAAAAAAAGCCGATTACGAAGAAGTCAGAAGTAATCGATTTCAAAACAACGTTGCGACGCAAAACTGGAGCGATACGTGGCACGTGGAAACCGAGCTCCCGTTGCGCAAGAACACTCAGGTTGAGCAGCCGCTATCTCCGCAGAGGAAATCATTGCCGCGAAGCTCGCACTGCAAATTCtgccgctcgtgcgcgcttcGAGAGGCAGCGCTACGCGGAAgcgtaaaaacaaaaacaaaaaaaacgctcGCTGCGGCTTCGTGGGGCGGAAGGGTAATAATCCCCATAACTGGTATACACGGGCGCGCTGGAAATAAATGAAACCTGTTGCGGGGCTGGTTTGTGCCCGGTTGATGCAACTCGACGGTGACGCAATGAGAACAGACGGGCGGACGACATAGTTTCCGCCTTGTACACTTGTTTGTCACGACTCGCGACTGCGCGGCAGACGTGAAATTGCAACGATGAGTTTGCCTCGCGTACAGTACTGAAGAAACGCGAAATATAGGATCGGGGACGAACGTTCTGAATTGAAAATCGCGCACTAACGCGTCTTCGAATGCACTACCGACGGCTCGTGGAAAGGACGCTTAAGAAAGGCTGGCGGCGTGAATGTGCAGTGCTTGTCAAAATTTTGGAAGTCACTTTCCAACTGACAAGGTCTCAGATCTGTTGCACATCGTTTGTGTGGCCGGGCCTACGTCCGTTAAAGTCGTCATGGCGCTAAGCGGCGAAGGACAATGAACACTGCACCTCTCAATCTGGGTGTACGGGAAAACAAAAATACACTACGGTGGTGGGAGTATTGAAAGGGCAATACCTTGTCGTCCACTCAAGAACAGCACGAacttgtagcttcgtgctaatCATAGGTAAATGAGATCTGTCTCTTATGCAACTTCGTACACCTATCGCGCTCCCGCATAACTGATTTGACAGTGGTACGAGTACCTATAAGAGTACTGGTGAGTCACAAGCACTCATGGGCCGTGTGGCCGTTCATGTCGATGTGACATGACAGGCCACAAAAAGTCTGAAACTTTTGACGAAGACAGCACTTTGCCAGAGGACAAACTGCATTTTTTCTATACTGAATAAACCACGCCGACACCTCTGGAATCACCAgataaaagaataaaaacaacGCTAAACTCTGAAAACACAAAGCACTGCGGCCATAGCTTGAACCTGCGTGGTCAAGCATATCCTGCACCTTCGAATGGATGCATGTTCTTGCAGTACTGATCAACTGCTATTAAGTGTAGAAGACACAGCATCGAGACATTTACCAAACAACCTAATGCGACAAATTCTATTTTGTATGCAAACATGCATTGGAGCTCAGTTCTAGAAAGGGAGTAGCGAAAACACGTAAAAAGAAAACGTAGTACTAAACCAACGAGGGTGCCATATTTTCGACTGTCACTGCTGAGGTGAAAGGCAAGAAATGTGCGGTCCTCCGGTGTCCGTGACGAGCCGTAACATATAGAACTGCATCGGCGGCTCTTGTTTTCTCAAAAACATAGAATCCCAGAACCCGTACATTACGAAAAAAACGCTATCAATCGCTTGTTCGTGCTcagctttcatttccttttatttaCTTACCCCTTCTCTCTTCACGCAGCCCGTGCACCGGATCCGGCGGCAGTCGCCGACGACCAACGTGCACGAGATCCCCAAGACGAGTTTCAGCTGCGCGGACAAGCAAGCGGGAGAGTACTACGCCGACCCGGAGGTGCAGTGCCAGGTGTACCACATCTGTGTGCCGGGCGTCACTGGCAAGCTGGCCAAGATGTCGTTCGTCTGCCCTAACGGCACCATATTCAGTCAGTCGTCGCGCGTGTGCTCGCCCTACGACCGCGTCTACTGCGCCCTGGCCGAGCGCTTCTACGAGAACGTGATGGGCGAAATCGACACGGACAAGGGGTACTACCAAAGCCTGCACGCCGACGCCCCCGTCTTCAACGCCATCGTGCCGCCGCACGACCAGAACCGCCAAGACAAGCGGAGGCGGCCCGTAAGGCCCGTCGTCGAGTACGACGACGACGTCGACTACGACGCCACCACGGCACCGCCACCGCCCCCCACTTCCACGCAAAGGCGCCGAACGCAGCAGCAGTCCACTCAGTCAAGCGCCAGGAGGTTCCAGCCCTCGCAGAGGTCGCAGTTTAGCCGCGGCGGAAGCAGAACGCAGAGCACAACCACCGCCCCAACGACGACCACGACCACAACCCAGAGGCCTCCGGCTCCCGCCTTCAGGCCGTCGCCGTTCAGGACCCCCGTGAATCGCGGTCCTCCGCAGAGCTTCACCCAGCCGCCGACCCAGACGAACCCGACCTTCGGAACCGTGGCCCCGCCCGTCGTCCAGCCGAACCCGTTCTCGCAGCCGCCAGTGAGGGCCTCTTTCGTTCCGGCCGCCATTATCCCAGCCAACCCTGTGAGCGGAGGAGGCACCCCACCCGTCGCCCCTCCGCCGATCCCCGGCAACGCCGTCGCCTCTGGCGCTGTCGTCCAACAAACGGCACCGCCGACCCTGTCACCGCAGCAGCAGAACCAGGGATCCGCGTTCAGACTTCCTCAGCGCCCTCACCTCAGGAGGCCCGGTGCCAGCCTTCCCACGACTACCACGACCCCACCACCGTCGACGGCCGAGTACGAGTACTACGACTACGAGGAAGAGACTAAGACGGCTGCCCCCAGGTCCAAGCGTGCCGCTACTGTTCCCGTGAAATTCGTCCTGCCGCCAAACAGGCACGCCGCGGTGGCGCAGACCAGCTTCAGCTGCCAGGACAAGGTGGCCGGCGGAGTGTACGCCGACCCGGAGACCGACTGCCAGCTCTTCCACATCTGCGTGCCCGTTGGCA from the Dermacentor variabilis isolate Ectoservices chromosome 9, ASM5094787v1, whole genome shotgun sequence genome contains:
- the LOC142557679 gene encoding uncharacterized protein LOC142557679 encodes the protein MATSKLVTGLLALASLLALATADFVHDRPVHRIRRQSPTTNVHEIPKTSFSCADKQAGEYYADPEVQCQVYHICVPGVTGKLAKMSFVCPNGTIFSQSSRVCSPYDRVYCALAERFYENVMGEIDTDKGYYQSLHADAPVFNAIVPPHDQNRQDKRRRPVRPVVEYDDDVDYDATTAPPPPPTSTQRRRTQQQSTQSSARRFQPSQRSQFSRGGSRTQSTTTAPTTTTTTTQRPPAPAFRPSPFRTPVNRGPPQSFTQPPTQTNPTFGTVAPPVVQPNPFSQPPVRASFVPAAIIPANPVSGGGTPPVAPPPIPGNAVASGAVVQQTAPPTLSPQQQNQGSAFRLPQRPHLRRPGASLPTTTTTPPPSTAEYEYYDYEEETKTAAPRSKRAATVPVKFVLPPNRHAAVAQTSFSCQDKVAGGVYADPETDCQLFHICVPVGKGKLLDYGLLCDEGTAFNQETGTCDERDSFSCARSLQFTRTDKTKKFLADKKPWAYPKFNKRIVRDVTAQEEVESRSAEVREHGEEEGLLVAAVELPVTSFSCEGKTVGGYYADVETGCRMFHICAQTDMRFLCTNGTVFDQKALVCKNEDEVRCEDSPKHYVNGLTRFLEREKLRPEEDAREQRRADAYEITKVKSKYPKKVGDYKLRRYL